A window from Pleuronectes platessa chromosome 6, fPlePla1.1, whole genome shotgun sequence encodes these proteins:
- the LOC128441902 gene encoding oviduct-specific glycoprotein has product MFNIVLTAGLCLVIASLGSSERLVCYFNSLAEDRADAGKFTIEDIDPNKCTHLIYAFSDINDFNELVPTRRADIFRYQLFNGLKNRFTTMVSTTQKRTTFIQSAVALLRIFQFDGLNLDWMYPVGAGGDPDNKRKFTLLCKELNAAFETEGKKHNRDRLILTASVSAEREVIDASYEVKNITKDLDFLNVLTYDFHGPWENFTGHHSPLFGGSHDTGDKIYYNTDSAMKYWLDKGAPAQLLNLGLAAYGRAFSLSSASSDVGAPVSGTGEEGCYTSEEGFWAYYETCLYTEGATVQRIADQKVPYAITENQWVGFDDTRSISTKVSYLKANQFGGAFVWSLDLDDFSGKFCNQSKSPFISHLNYLLVQSSSTSSTSTTITPTTTTTFPKTPTTTTTTPSTTTATPTTTTTPTTFPTTTTPTPTTTATMPTSTTTTLMTTNTTPTTTSTTPSSTTPSTTTPTTTIANTTTKTQTTTSPTTTTTPPTTTTTPMTTIATMTTTTQTTTTPTTTTTITIPSTTTPTPMTRTQTTTSTTPTTTTTPTTAIATTTTKTPTSTTTIQSKTTTPTTMTTTPSTTIETTTTTKTTPTTRTTPTTTTPTQITKTSNPTKMATAPMITTTIPTTTTPTTTTKTTTQSKTTTPTTMTTTPSTTIETTTTTRTTPTTRTTPTTTTPTQITKTSNPTKMATAPMITTTIPTTTTPTTTTTTTPTITTTTPTTTSTTPTTTTTTPTPPTTTTTTPTTTTTTPTITTTTPTTTTTTPTTTPTTPATTTSTPTSTTTTPT; this is encoded by the exons ATGTTCAACATAGTTCTGACAGCAG GTCTCTGCCTGGTCATCGCCAGCTTGG GCTCTTCCGAAAGGCTGGTGTGTTACTTTAACAGCTTGGCCGAAGATAGAGCAGACGCCGGGAAGTTCACGATTGAGGATATCGATCCGAACAAATGTACCCATCTGATCTACGCCTTCTCTGACATCAATGATTTCAATGAACTGGTACCGACTAGAAGAGCAGACATATTCCGCTATCAGTTGTTTAATGGGCTTAAAAACAG ATTCACTACGATGGTGTCAACCACACAAAAGAGAACAACATTCATCCAGTCTGCTGTCGCACTACTGAGAATATTTCAGTTTGATGGGTTAAACCTGGACTGGATGTACCCTGTGGGAGCAGGAGGTGACCCAGACAACAAGCGGAAATTTACACTGCTATGCAAG GAGCTCAATGCTGCCTTTGAGACTGAAGGGAAGAAACACAACCGTGACCGATTGATCCTCACAGCAAGTGTCTCTGCTGAGAGAGAGGTTATTGATGCCAGTTATGAAGTCAAAAACATTACCAA GGACCTGGACTTCCTCAATGTGCTGACGTATGACTTTCACGGCCCCTGGGAAAATTTCACAGGACATCATAGTCCCTTATTCGGGGGATCCCACGATACTGGAGACAAAATCTACTATAATACT GACTCTGCCATGAAGTACTGGCTGGACAAAGGAGCACCTGCACAATTGCTAAATTTGGGACTAGCTGCATATGGGCGAGCtttttccctctcctctgcatCCAGTGATGTTGGAGCTCCAGTCAGCGGCACTGGTGAAGAAGGCTGCTACACTAGTGAAGAAGGATTCTGGGCCTATTATGag ACTTGCCTTTATACTGAAGGGGCTACAGTCCAACGGATTGCTGATCAGAAAGTTCCATATGCCATCACAGAAAACCAGTGGGTTGGATTTGATGACACACGCAGCATTAGTACAAAG gTCAGTTACTTAAAAGCAAACCAATTTGGAGGAGCCTTTGTTTGGTCATTGGATCTGGATGACTTCAGTGGAAAGTTCTGTAACCAGAGCAAAAGTCCCTTCATCAGCCACCTGAATTATCTACTGGTTCAAA GTTCTTCAACTTCCAGTACTTCAACGACCataaccccaactaccactacaacttTTCCAAAGACCCCAACTACTACGACCACAACTCCAAGTACTACAACAGCAACTCCAACTACTACAACCACTCCAACAACTtttccaactaccacaactccaactccaacaaccacagcaactatGCCGACGAGTACAACAACTACTCTGATGACCACAAATACAACTCCAACAACCACATCAACCACTCCAAGTTCAACGACTCCAAGTACCACAACTCCAACGACAACAATCGCAAATACCACAACCAAAACTCAAACTACCACATCCCCTACTACCACAACTACTCCACCTACCACGACcacaactccaatgaccacaaTCGCAACTATGACAACCACAACTcaaactaccacaaccccaactacaactactacCATAACTATTCCAAGTACCACAACACCAACTCCAATGACCAGAACTCAAACTACCACatcaactactccaactaccacaacaactccaacaaccgCAATCGCAACTACCACGACCAAAACTCCAACTAGCACAACAACTATTCAATCtaaaacaacaactccaactaccatgACCACAACTCCAAGCACCACAATAGAAACTACCACGACTACAaaaactactccaactacaagaactactccaactaccacaaccccaactcaaattacaaaaacaagTAATCCAACTAAGATGGCCACAGCTCCAATGATCACAACCACAatccccactaccacaaccccaactaccactaccaaaACAACTACTCAATCtaaaacaacaactccaactaccatgACCACAACTCCAAGCACCACAATAGAAACTACCACGACTACAagaactactccaactacaagaactactccaactaccacaaccccaactcaaattacaaaaacaagTAATCCAACTAAGATGGCCACAGCTCCAATGATCACAACCACAatccccactaccacaaccccaactaccactaccacaacaactccaactatcACAACAAccactccaactaccactagcACAACTCcgactaccacaacaactactccaactcctccaactaccactaccacaaccccaactaccacaacaacaactccaactatcACAACAAccactccaactaccactaccacaactccgaCTACCACACcaacaactccagctaccacaacatctactccaacttccactacaacaactccaact